A genomic window from Streptomyces sp. HUAS YS2 includes:
- a CDS encoding cation:proton antiporter yields the protein MHDTTSLLLELGALLLTLGLIGRFAGRIGLSPVPLYLLAGLAFGKGGLLPLDASEEFVAVGAEIGVILLLMTLGLEYSASELVGSLRTQYPSGLVDFVLNALPGALAGILLGWGPVGAVALAGVTWISSSGVVAKVLTDLGRLGNRETPAILGVLVIEDLSMALYLPLLTALVAGVGLAGGSIALVVALGTVVVVLYFALRHGHHLSRAVSSDNPEMLLLVVLGLTVLVAGIAQRLQVSAAVGAFLVGIALSGEVAEGAHRLLTPLRDLFAAVFFVFFGLSTDPAAIPPVLPVALLLAAVTVVTKVATGWYAARRAGVGTRGRFRAGGALVARGEFSVVIAGLAAATEPRILPLATAYVMLMVLLGPTTARWTEPLLTRLRGARGRGTAPAPHPRGVGAGAAANRRGQRR from the coding sequence GTGCACGACACCACCTCCCTGCTGCTCGAACTCGGCGCGCTCCTCCTCACCCTGGGACTGATCGGACGCTTCGCCGGCCGCATCGGCCTGTCGCCCGTCCCGCTCTACCTGCTCGCCGGCCTCGCGTTCGGCAAGGGCGGACTGCTGCCGCTCGACGCCAGCGAGGAGTTCGTCGCGGTCGGCGCCGAGATCGGCGTCATCCTCCTCCTGATGACCCTCGGCCTGGAGTACTCCGCCTCCGAACTGGTCGGCAGCCTGCGCACCCAATACCCGTCCGGGCTCGTCGACTTCGTCCTCAACGCGCTGCCCGGGGCGCTCGCCGGGATCCTCCTCGGCTGGGGCCCCGTCGGGGCCGTCGCGCTGGCCGGCGTCACCTGGATCTCCTCCTCCGGCGTCGTCGCCAAGGTCCTCACCGACCTCGGCCGGCTCGGCAACCGTGAGACCCCCGCGATCCTCGGCGTCCTCGTCATCGAGGACCTGTCCATGGCGCTCTATCTGCCGCTGCTCACCGCCCTGGTGGCCGGCGTCGGCCTGGCCGGCGGCAGCATCGCGCTCGTCGTCGCGCTCGGCACCGTCGTCGTCGTGCTGTACTTCGCGCTCCGCCACGGTCACCACCTCAGCCGGGCCGTCTCCTCCGACAACCCCGAGATGCTGCTGCTCGTCGTGCTCGGCCTGACCGTCCTGGTCGCCGGGATCGCCCAGCGGCTCCAGGTCTCCGCGGCCGTCGGCGCGTTCCTCGTCGGCATCGCGCTCTCCGGCGAGGTCGCCGAGGGTGCGCACCGGCTGCTCACCCCGCTGCGGGACCTGTTCGCGGCGGTCTTCTTCGTCTTCTTCGGGCTGTCCACCGACCCGGCCGCGATCCCGCCGGTGCTGCCGGTCGCCCTGCTGCTCGCCGCCGTCACCGTCGTCACCAAGGTCGCCACCGGCTGGTACGCGGCCCGACGCGCCGGAGTCGGTACGCGGGGCCGGTTCCGGGCCGGTGGGGCGCTCGTCGCCCGTGGCGAGTTCTCCGTCGTCATCGCCGGCCTCGCCGCCGCCACCGAGCCGCGGATCCTCCCGCTCGCCACCGCCTACGTCATGCTCATGGTGCTGCTCGGCCCGACGACCGCCCGCTGGACCGAGCCGCTGCTCACCCGGCTCAGAGGCGCCCGCGGACGCGGAACGGCGCCGGCTCCGCACCCGCGAGGGGTGGGAGCCGGCGCCGCTGCGAACAGGCGAGGTCAGCGCAGGTAG
- a CDS encoding cation:proton antiporter regulatory subunit translates to MGTRRIPLPGVGTQYDLTTESGGHLSVVVHHDGRRFLGVYRADDPDACESVALDPEEATALAHLIDPTRLEGIDTDGLDLVTEHIPVGSRSPYAGRLLGDTRARTRTGASIVAVLRRTSVHPSPGPDFRLGLGDTLVAVGTREGVDALAAIIGGG, encoded by the coding sequence ATGGGCACGCGTCGCATCCCGCTCCCCGGTGTCGGCACGCAGTACGACCTGACCACCGAGTCCGGCGGCCACCTCTCCGTCGTCGTCCACCACGACGGCCGCCGCTTCCTGGGCGTCTACCGCGCCGACGACCCCGACGCCTGCGAGTCCGTCGCCCTCGACCCCGAAGAGGCCACCGCCCTCGCCCACTTGATCGACCCCACGCGGCTGGAGGGCATCGACACCGACGGCCTCGACCTCGTGACCGAGCACATCCCGGTGGGCTCCCGCTCCCCGTACGCCGGGCGGCTCCTCGGCGACACCCGGGCCCGGACCCGTACCGGCGCGTCCATCGTCGCCGTGCTGCGCCGCACCAGCGTGCACCCGTCGCCCGGGCCCGACTTCCGGCTCGGCCTCGGCGACACCCTCGTCGCGGTCGGCACCCGCGAGGGTGTGGACGCCCTCGCGGCGATCATCGGGGGAGGGTGA
- a CDS encoding VOC family protein encodes MNAPRLDVIGLVVSDMAASLDFYRRLGLDLPAGAEAAPHVEAGLPGGLRIAWDTEQVVRSFDPEWTRPVGGDRIGLAFRCDSPAAVDAVYAALVGAGYTGHLKPWDAEWGQRYAVVLDPDGNGVSLFAAAA; translated from the coding sequence ATGAACGCACCTCGACTCGACGTCATCGGCCTGGTCGTCTCCGACATGGCCGCCTCGCTCGACTTCTACCGCCGGCTCGGCCTGGACCTTCCGGCCGGTGCCGAGGCCGCCCCGCACGTGGAGGCCGGGCTGCCCGGCGGACTGCGGATCGCCTGGGACACGGAGCAGGTCGTCCGCTCGTTCGACCCGGAGTGGACCCGGCCGGTCGGCGGCGACCGGATCGGCCTGGCCTTCCGCTGCGACTCCCCCGCCGCGGTGGACGCGGTGTACGCGGCCCTGGTCGGCGCCGGGTACACGGGCCATCTGAAGCCGTGGGACGCGGAGTGGGGGCAGCGCTACGCGGTGGTGCTCGACCCGGACGGCAACGGCGTCAGCCTCTTCGCCGCCGCCGCGTAG
- a CDS encoding helix-turn-helix domain-containing protein codes for MYAERASRLDGAVVWTIGSRAAADVRPVLPDGCMDLLWSEGRLLVAGPDTRAHLPEGGAAWAGVRFAPGDAPGLLGVPAHELRDRRVELADLWGAREARGHARSIARAADSAAALEDVALTLAARAPAPDPLLRAVVAGLRAGRPVAETADSVGIGARQLHRRSLAAFGYGPKTLARILRLRRALALVAAGTPFAEAAVAAGCADQAHLAREARSLAGTTLSAYAAAAKRLTPLPSGSSTTA; via the coding sequence GTGTACGCGGAACGCGCCTCGCGGCTCGACGGGGCGGTGGTCTGGACGATCGGGTCCCGGGCCGCCGCCGACGTGCGGCCGGTGCTGCCCGACGGCTGCATGGACCTGCTGTGGAGCGAGGGCCGGCTGCTCGTCGCCGGCCCCGACACCCGGGCCCACCTGCCCGAGGGCGGCGCGGCCTGGGCCGGGGTCCGGTTCGCGCCCGGGGACGCCCCGGGGCTGCTCGGCGTCCCCGCCCACGAACTGCGCGACCGGCGGGTCGAACTCGCCGACCTGTGGGGCGCGCGAGAGGCCCGAGGCCATGCCAGGAGCATCGCCCGGGCCGCCGACTCCGCAGCCGCCCTGGAGGATGTGGCCCTGACGCTCGCCGCCCGCGCTCCCGCGCCCGATCCGCTGCTGCGGGCCGTCGTCGCCGGACTCCGCGCGGGACGGCCGGTCGCCGAGACCGCCGACTCCGTCGGGATCGGGGCCCGCCAACTGCACCGGCGCTCCCTCGCCGCGTTCGGCTACGGCCCCAAGACCCTGGCCCGGATCCTGCGGCTGCGCCGCGCGCTGGCCCTGGTCGCGGCCGGGACGCCGTTCGCCGAGGCCGCCGTCGCGGCGGGCTGCGCCGACCAGGCCCACCTGGCGCGCGAGGCGCGCTCGCTGGCCGGCACCACGCTGAGCGCCTACGCGGCGGCGGCGAAGAGGCTGACGCCGTTGCCGTCCGGGTCGAGCACCACCGCGTAG
- a CDS encoding RNA polymerase sigma factor, with translation MKQRFRWPDERLIKAAQDGDITSLTTVVMESQPHVRKFALSLCASPQDAEDAAQEALIILYRKIGTLRATGALASWMFRIVRNECLRQVRLLVPRRDEEPAEAEVSPERSAEEAVLHRLEAERIAAAVGALPRDQRQVLVMRDVQGLPGRTVAHALGLSNAAMKSRLHRARAALRDSLEASDRAIDPSVGGDPRP, from the coding sequence ATGAAGCAACGCTTCCGCTGGCCGGACGAGCGGCTGATCAAGGCCGCCCAGGACGGCGACATCACGTCGCTCACCACCGTCGTCATGGAATCGCAGCCGCACGTCCGCAAGTTCGCCCTCTCGCTGTGCGCCTCCCCGCAGGACGCGGAGGACGCGGCGCAGGAGGCACTGATCATCCTCTACCGGAAGATCGGCACCCTGCGGGCCACCGGGGCGCTCGCCTCCTGGATGTTCCGGATCGTGCGCAACGAATGCCTCCGGCAGGTACGGCTCCTCGTCCCGCGCAGGGACGAGGAGCCGGCCGAGGCCGAGGTGTCCCCGGAACGGTCCGCCGAGGAGGCGGTGCTGCACCGGCTGGAGGCGGAGCGGATCGCGGCCGCGGTCGGGGCGCTGCCCCGGGACCAGCGGCAGGTCCTGGTCATGCGGGACGTGCAGGGCCTGCCCGGCCGGACCGTCGCCCATGCGCTCGGCCTGAGCAACGCCGCGATGAAGTCGCGCCTGCACCGGGCGCGGGCGGCGCTGCGCGACTCACTGGAAGCGTCCGATCGAGCCATCGACCCGTCCGTCGGAGGAGACCCACGACCGTGA
- a CDS encoding YihY/virulence factor BrkB family protein produces MQAANETPERPPGRLHRARVLYRNVSKRKLVWLLLKDTVNSCIEYRILGLAAEAAFFTLLSLPPLMLGLLGLLGYVDNWTDTTTVASIQENILRAAGTVLSDRGVNDVAKPLLEDVTRAGRPDVISIGFAIALWSGSRAVNVFIDTITVMYGLDGHRGIVATRLLAFLLYIVALLIGAVVLPLAVVGPDRVVELIPWGTEVVAVLYWPAVILLSVAFLTTLYHVSVPVRSPWIEDIPGALVALGMWVIGSFVLRIYLTSQVEGPTIYGSLAAPIAVLLWIGISAFAVLVGAAVNAAIDRVWPSVATAAAREANERARAAQAAELLARARAEADDVDEDDPDMPSEFPERWSKFLPPDDVKSRLHSGWERD; encoded by the coding sequence GTGCAGGCAGCAAATGAAACACCCGAGCGGCCCCCGGGGAGACTTCACCGGGCCCGAGTCCTCTACCGCAACGTGTCGAAGCGGAAGCTGGTCTGGCTGCTCCTGAAGGACACCGTCAACTCGTGCATCGAGTACCGCATCCTCGGGCTCGCCGCCGAGGCGGCGTTCTTCACGCTGCTCTCGCTGCCGCCGCTGATGCTCGGTCTGCTCGGTCTGCTCGGCTATGTCGACAACTGGACCGACACCACCACCGTCGCCTCGATCCAGGAGAACATTCTGCGCGCGGCCGGGACGGTGCTGTCCGACCGGGGCGTCAACGACGTCGCCAAACCGCTCCTGGAGGACGTCACCCGGGCCGGCCGGCCCGACGTGATCTCGATCGGCTTCGCGATCGCCCTGTGGTCCGGCTCCCGGGCGGTGAACGTCTTCATCGACACGATCACGGTCATGTACGGGCTCGACGGGCACCGCGGCATCGTCGCGACCCGGCTGCTCGCCTTCCTGCTGTACATCGTGGCGCTGCTGATCGGCGCGGTCGTGCTGCCGCTCGCCGTGGTCGGCCCGGACCGGGTCGTCGAACTGATCCCGTGGGGCACGGAAGTGGTCGCGGTGCTGTACTGGCCGGCCGTCATCCTGCTCTCGGTCGCGTTCCTGACCACGCTGTACCACGTGTCCGTCCCGGTCCGCTCGCCCTGGATCGAGGACATCCCCGGCGCGCTGGTCGCCCTCGGGATGTGGGTGATCGGCAGCTTCGTGCTGCGGATCTACCTGACCAGCCAGGTCGAGGGACCGACGATCTACGGCTCGCTCGCCGCGCCGATCGCGGTGCTGCTGTGGATCGGCATCTCGGCGTTCGCGGTGCTGGTCGGCGCGGCCGTGAACGCCGCGATCGACCGGGTCTGGCCCTCGGTCGCCACGGCCGCGGCCCGCGAGGCCAACGAGCGCGCCCGTGCCGCCCAGGCAGCCGAGCTGCTGGCCCGCGCGCGGGCGGAGGCGGACGACGTCGACGAGGACGACCCGGACATGCCCTCGGAGTTCCCCGAGCGCTGGTCGAAGTTCCTGCCCCCGGACGACGTGAAGTCCCGCCTGCACAGCGGCTGGGAACGCGACTGA
- a CDS encoding acyl-CoA dehydrogenase family protein, with protein MAATTHTVTNQAPPLVGYDVFTSDRALTEAVERHLDPELLPVAREELEVLGLSAGSAQAQEWGVLANENPPRLRTHDRYGNRIDEVEFHPAWHRLLGKGVSAGLTNAWGRPGGHVRRAAGFLVWTQAEAGHGCPLSMTHAAVPALRTDPELAAEWEPLLTSQVYEEGLRPATEKAGALFGMGMTEKQGGSDVRANTTEARPLAASGEYVLTGHKWFCSAPMSDGFLVLAQAPGGLTCFLVPRVLPDGSRNVFAIQRLKDKLGNKSNASSEVEFDGTWARRVGDEGRGVRTIIEMVAATRLDCVLGSAALMRQAVAQAVHHAAYRSAFGGVLIEKPLMRNVLADLALESEAATTLGLRLAAAYDSGSETDRAFLRLAVPAAKYWVTKRCTPVAAEALECLGGNGYVEESGMPRLLRESPLNSIWEGSGNVQALDVLRALQREPEALNAFLQEVGQARGADHRLDGAIKGLLTELADLDGIEARARRLVERMALVLQGSLLVRWAPPEVADAFCASRLGGDWGTAFGTLPHSLDLAKVVERARAAV; from the coding sequence ATGGCAGCCACCACCCACACAGTGACCAACCAGGCTCCGCCCCTGGTGGGATATGACGTATTCACGTCCGACCGAGCGCTCACGGAGGCCGTCGAGCGCCACTTGGACCCCGAACTCCTTCCCGTGGCGCGGGAGGAGCTGGAGGTGCTGGGTCTCAGCGCGGGCTCGGCGCAGGCCCAGGAATGGGGGGTGCTGGCCAACGAGAATCCGCCGCGGCTGCGCACCCACGACCGCTACGGCAACCGGATCGACGAGGTCGAGTTCCATCCGGCCTGGCACCGGCTGCTCGGCAAGGGCGTCTCGGCCGGGCTGACGAACGCCTGGGGCCGGCCCGGCGGTCATGTCCGGCGGGCCGCCGGGTTCCTGGTCTGGACGCAGGCGGAGGCCGGGCACGGCTGTCCGCTGTCGATGACCCACGCCGCCGTGCCGGCGTTGCGCACCGACCCGGAGCTGGCCGCGGAGTGGGAGCCGCTGCTGACCTCCCAGGTGTACGAGGAGGGCCTGCGGCCGGCCACGGAGAAGGCCGGTGCGCTCTTCGGGATGGGCATGACGGAGAAGCAGGGCGGCAGCGACGTCCGCGCGAACACCACGGAGGCCCGGCCGCTGGCCGCCTCGGGCGAGTACGTGCTCACCGGGCACAAGTGGTTCTGCTCGGCGCCGATGTCCGACGGCTTCCTGGTGCTCGCCCAGGCGCCGGGGGGTCTCACCTGCTTCCTGGTGCCGCGGGTGCTGCCGGACGGCAGCCGCAACGTGTTCGCGATCCAGCGGCTGAAGGACAAGCTGGGCAACAAGTCGAACGCGTCGAGCGAGGTGGAGTTCGACGGGACCTGGGCGCGCCGGGTCGGCGACGAGGGCCGGGGCGTGCGCACGATCATCGAGATGGTGGCGGCGACCCGGCTCGACTGCGTGCTGGGCTCGGCGGCGCTGATGCGGCAGGCGGTGGCGCAGGCCGTGCACCACGCGGCGTACCGCAGCGCCTTCGGCGGGGTGCTGATCGAGAAGCCGCTGATGCGCAACGTGCTCGCGGACCTGGCGCTGGAGTCGGAGGCGGCGACGACGCTGGGGCTGCGCCTCGCCGCCGCCTACGACTCGGGGTCGGAGACGGACCGGGCGTTCCTGCGGCTCGCGGTGCCGGCGGCGAAGTACTGGGTGACGAAGCGCTGCACGCCGGTGGCGGCGGAGGCGCTGGAGTGCCTGGGCGGCAACGGGTACGTGGAGGAGTCGGGGATGCCTCGGCTGCTGCGCGAGTCGCCGCTGAACTCGATCTGGGAGGGCTCCGGCAACGTCCAGGCGCTGGACGTGCTGCGGGCGCTGCAGAGGGAGCCGGAGGCGCTGAACGCGTTCCTGCAGGAGGTCGGACAGGCGCGCGGCGCGGACCACCGGCTGGACGGCGCGATCAAGGGGCTGCTGACCGAACTGGCCGATCTGGACGGGATCGAGGCGCGGGCGCGCCGGCTCGTCGAGCGGATGGCGCTCGTGCTCCAGGGCTCGCTGCTGGTGCGCTGGGCACCGCCGGAGGTGGCGGACGCGTTCTGCGCCTCGCGGCTCGGCGGTGACTGGGGAACGGCCTTCGGGACGCTTCCGCACTCGCTCGATCTGGCGAAGGTGGTGGAGCGGGCGCGCGCGGCGGTCTGA
- a CDS encoding helix-turn-helix domain-containing protein — protein sequence MKNTALDMRRLAAMDAVQAARLLHRVREETLAGRQPPIAPRPVIDASWRRMFRLGLDPDQDTSSVLLHRDELEERRRTTLIGELMRTLSAGLSGIADASMQIMVVTDEHGRVLWREGNMAVLRKAHGICLEEGAAWAESATGTNAVGTALAVRRAVQVHSAEHYVHTLHNWTCAAAPVHDPRDQRLLGIVDVSGPASSFHPATLALVGSVAQLAEAEMRERHLRSVERLRSVAAPILCRVGGRAIAVDTHGWTAAVTGMAPVDRLTLPKSFRAGRVWLPSLGMCAVEPLPGGWLLRVTEETPAEGGAASRVVLDLSRPRRWTVAVSGAAGSWTQELSPRHAELLWVLARHPAGRTAAELAEDVFGDRTRTVTVRAEMSRIRRNLASVLAHRPYRFSEEVTVELVTPPLPADLLPHSTAPAVLAVRHEP from the coding sequence ATGAAGAACACCGCGCTCGACATGCGTCGTCTGGCCGCCATGGACGCCGTGCAGGCGGCCCGGCTGCTCCACCGGGTGCGGGAGGAGACGCTGGCGGGCCGGCAGCCGCCGATAGCTCCGCGCCCGGTGATCGACGCGTCGTGGCGGCGGATGTTCCGGCTCGGGCTCGACCCGGACCAGGACACCAGCAGCGTCCTGCTGCACCGCGACGAGCTGGAGGAGCGGCGCCGCACGACGCTCATCGGCGAGCTGATGCGCACGCTCAGCGCCGGGCTGAGCGGGATCGCCGACGCCTCGATGCAGATCATGGTGGTCACCGACGAGCACGGCCGGGTGCTGTGGCGCGAGGGCAACATGGCGGTGCTCCGCAAGGCCCACGGGATCTGTCTGGAGGAGGGCGCGGCCTGGGCGGAGTCGGCCACGGGCACGAACGCGGTGGGTACGGCGCTGGCGGTGCGGCGGGCGGTGCAGGTGCACTCGGCCGAGCACTACGTGCACACCCTGCACAACTGGACCTGCGCCGCCGCCCCCGTGCACGACCCGCGCGACCAGCGGCTGCTCGGCATCGTGGACGTGAGCGGTCCGGCGTCCAGCTTCCATCCGGCCACCCTCGCGCTGGTCGGCTCGGTGGCGCAGCTCGCCGAGGCGGAGATGCGGGAGCGGCACCTGCGGTCGGTGGAGCGGCTGCGCTCGGTCGCGGCGCCGATCCTGTGCCGGGTGGGCGGCCGGGCGATCGCGGTGGACACGCACGGCTGGACGGCGGCGGTGACCGGGATGGCTCCGGTGGACCGGCTGACGCTGCCCAAGTCGTTCCGGGCGGGCCGGGTGTGGCTGCCGTCCCTCGGGATGTGCGCGGTGGAGCCGCTGCCGGGCGGCTGGCTGCTGCGGGTCACCGAGGAGACCCCGGCGGAGGGCGGCGCGGCGAGCCGGGTGGTGCTCGACCTGAGCAGGCCGCGCCGCTGGACGGTGGCGGTGTCGGGCGCGGCGGGCAGTTGGACGCAGGAGCTGAGCCCCCGTCATGCGGAGCTGCTCTGGGTACTGGCCCGGCACCCGGCGGGCCGGACCGCCGCGGAACTGGCGGAGGACGTGTTCGGCGACCGGACGAGGACGGTCACGGTCCGGGCGGAGATGTCGCGGATCCGCCGCAACCTGGCGAGCGTGCTGGCCCACCGCCCGTACCGCTTCAGCGAGGAGGTCACCGTCGAACTCGTCACCCCGCCCCTCCCCGCCGACCTCCTCCCCCACTCGACGGCCCCGGCGGTCCTGGCGGTACGACACGAACCATGA
- a CDS encoding family 2 encapsulin nanocompartment cargo protein terpene cyclase — protein sequence MDTFRLPAPPGLRLPTPSAGEPPPAPPRPSAMPEGEALAALERALAGPSGFGTSAARLFLPRETPGAPDRGAPHGSGRVPRLYCPPPARIDDALGREVDDRLVEWAEQVGIYEGRLDDVRSLSLGRMIMLAFAQVDDPDRLLAAAKCTLAQWATDDYYCDDETAGAVPMDVATNLSLATAAVDPAHLPSAYAPALEERMRDDPVLVSLRSSTAHLARYANFEQITKYRHELSVLFSGYTAEAQWRVSGRTPQVWEFLMVRQDNSFMPCMVMLDAVGGYELPVAVYASPRVRRVQTMAASASVIVNDLYSMDREDRGSAVNFNLPALIEAEECCSREEAVARTVAAHDELMHQVEEESAALCATGFAPLQRYLADVWAWLGGNHEWHRTSDRYNG from the coding sequence ATGGACACCTTCCGGCTTCCCGCGCCTCCCGGCCTCCGCCTCCCCACCCCCTCCGCGGGAGAGCCTCCGCCCGCGCCGCCCCGGCCGTCCGCCATGCCGGAGGGGGAGGCGCTCGCGGCGCTCGAGCGCGCCCTCGCGGGCCCCAGTGGATTCGGCACGTCGGCGGCCCGGCTGTTCCTGCCCCGCGAGACGCCGGGCGCGCCGGACCGTGGTGCGCCGCACGGGTCCGGGCGGGTCCCCCGGCTGTACTGTCCGCCGCCCGCGCGCATCGACGACGCGCTCGGCCGGGAGGTCGACGACCGGCTGGTCGAGTGGGCCGAACAGGTCGGCATCTACGAGGGCAGGCTGGACGACGTCAGATCCCTGAGCCTCGGCCGGATGATCATGCTCGCCTTCGCTCAGGTCGACGACCCGGACCGGCTGCTCGCGGCGGCCAAGTGCACCCTCGCGCAGTGGGCCACCGACGACTACTACTGCGACGACGAGACCGCCGGAGCCGTGCCGATGGACGTCGCCACGAACCTCTCGCTGGCCACGGCGGCGGTGGACCCGGCCCACCTCCCGTCCGCCTACGCACCCGCGCTGGAGGAGCGCATGAGGGACGACCCCGTCCTGGTCTCCCTGCGCTCCAGCACGGCACACCTCGCCCGCTACGCGAACTTCGAGCAGATCACCAAGTACCGCCACGAGCTGAGCGTGCTCTTCTCCGGCTACACCGCCGAGGCCCAGTGGCGGGTCTCGGGCCGGACCCCTCAGGTGTGGGAGTTCCTGATGGTGCGGCAGGACAACAGTTTCATGCCCTGCATGGTGATGCTCGACGCGGTCGGCGGGTACGAACTGCCGGTCGCCGTGTACGCGTCCCCCAGGGTGCGGCGCGTGCAGACGATGGCCGCCAGCGCGAGCGTGATCGTCAACGACCTCTACTCGATGGACCGCGAGGACCGCGGCTCGGCCGTCAACTTCAATCTGCCCGCGCTGATCGAGGCCGAGGAGTGCTGCTCGCGGGAGGAGGCCGTGGCGCGGACCGTGGCGGCGCACGACGAGCTGATGCACCAGGTCGAGGAGGAGTCCGCCGCTCTGTGCGCCACCGGGTTCGCCCCGCTTCAGCGCTACCTCGCGGACGTGTGGGCCTGGCTCGGCGGCAACCACGAGTGGCACCGCACCAGCGACCGCTACAACGGCTGA
- a CDS encoding cytochrome P450 family protein, whose protein sequence is MAGNIVDLRVHGQDFARNPYPYYEELRRSGPVHRAILQDDREAWLVLGYEESKLALTHPGLAKDWRASPAEWREQQVGDANATAPLFGLHILVADHPDHGRLRKPAAKAFSPRRLEALRPRVTEIVGELTAALSAESSGRRADLVEDFAFPLSLGVICDVLGVPFADQQHFRAHSRAVVCPTGKDAYLAACHALVDYLGDLIDRKRAAPGPDLLSTLIECSDEDRDAMSPTELRAAAFVLLVAGHETSVNLISGSVFALLRHPRQLAAVREDPGLIDNAVEETLRYDGPAEMTTRRFAAAPVRIGDTVIPGDGDEVLIVLASANHDHAYFPDPQRFDIHRDTHGHLAFGHGMHFCLGAALARMEGQLALRGLLRAFPDLALDADPATLAWRPGCPIRGLERLPVRY, encoded by the coding sequence ATGGCCGGGAACATCGTGGATCTGCGCGTCCACGGCCAGGATTTCGCGCGCAACCCCTATCCGTACTACGAGGAACTGCGGAGGTCGGGGCCCGTGCACCGCGCGATCCTCCAGGACGACCGGGAGGCGTGGCTGGTGCTCGGGTACGAGGAGTCGAAACTGGCCCTCACGCACCCCGGTCTGGCGAAGGACTGGCGGGCGTCCCCCGCGGAGTGGCGCGAGCAGCAGGTCGGCGACGCGAACGCGACGGCGCCCCTGTTCGGCCTGCACATACTGGTGGCCGATCATCCCGACCACGGGCGGCTGCGCAAGCCCGCCGCCAAGGCGTTCAGCCCCCGGCGGCTGGAAGCGCTGCGGCCACGCGTCACGGAGATCGTCGGCGAACTCACGGCCGCGCTGTCCGCCGAGTCCTCCGGCCGTCGCGCCGACCTCGTCGAGGACTTCGCCTTCCCGTTGTCGCTCGGGGTCATCTGCGACGTGCTCGGGGTGCCCTTCGCCGATCAGCAGCATTTCAGGGCGCACTCCCGGGCCGTCGTCTGCCCGACGGGCAAGGACGCCTACCTGGCCGCCTGCCACGCCCTCGTCGACTATCTCGGCGACCTCATCGACCGCAAGCGCGCCGCGCCCGGCCCGGACCTGCTGAGCACTCTCATCGAGTGCAGCGACGAGGACCGGGACGCCATGTCCCCGACCGAGCTGCGCGCGGCCGCCTTCGTGCTCCTGGTCGCCGGACACGAGACCTCGGTGAACCTGATCTCCGGCTCGGTGTTCGCGCTGCTCCGGCACCCGCGGCAGCTCGCCGCGGTGCGGGAGGATCCCGGCCTGATCGACAACGCCGTCGAGGAGACCCTGCGGTACGACGGCCCGGCGGAGATGACGACCCGGCGGTTCGCCGCGGCTCCGGTGCGGATCGGCGACACCGTGATCCCGGGTGACGGCGACGAGGTGCTGATCGTGCTGGCGTCCGCCAACCACGACCACGCGTACTTCCCCGACCCGCAGCGCTTCGACATCCACCGCGACACCCACGGCCATCTGGCCTTCGGCCACGGCATGCATTTCTGCCTGGGGGCCGCTCTGGCGCGCATGGAGGGCCAGCTCGCGCTGCGGGGTCTGCTCCGGGCCTTTCCGGACCTGGCGCTGGACGCCGACCCGGCGACGCTCGCGTGGCGGCCGGGGTGTCCCATCCGCGGACTGGAACGGCTTCCCGTGCGCTACTGA